Part of the Jatrophihabitans sp. GAS493 genome, CGGCATCGAAGCGGTCACGTTGGACGTGACGTCGACCGATTCGGTGGCGGCCCTGGCCGCTCGACTGGATGACGTCAGCGTGCTGGTGAACAACGCCGGCGGCGCGCTCGGCGTCGATACCGTGGCCGAGGCCGACCCGGCCGATTGGCAGCAGATGTATGAGACGAACGTCATCGGGGCACTGCGGGTGACGCAGGCCCTCATCCCGGCGCTGGAGCGTGGCGCGGGCGGCCACATCGTGCTCACCGGCTCGATCGCGGGGCACCTGGTCTACGAGGGCGGCGGCGGGTACACGGCGGCCAAGCACGCCGCATCGGCGATGGTGCAGACGCTGCGGCTGGAGCTGAACGGACGGCCGATCCGGGTCACCGAGATCGCGCCGGGGATGGTGGCGACGGAGGAGTTCTCGCTGGTCCGGCTGCGCGGGGACGCCGCCGCGGCCGCCCGGGTCTACGCCGGGGTGGACGCGCCGCTGACGGCCGACGACATCGCCGACTGCATCAGCTTCGCGGTAACCCGCCCGCCGCACGTCAACGTCGACCTGCTCGTAGTGAAGCCGATCGCCCAGGCCGCCCCGCACAAGGTCGCCCGGCGCAACTGAGTCAGAGGCCGGCCGCGGCAATGGTCCTGCACTATGTGCGCTGCGGTACCGAAGGTGCAGGAGCTTCGCCGATTAGGCTCAGGCCCGTGGCGAAATCCCCCAGGTTGGCGGCCGGACGGGCCCGCGCTCTCGGGGTCGCGACGCGGGGAACGACCAACCCGAACCGGCTGCGCCGGATGGATCGCTGGATCGGCGCCACCCTCGGCCCGTCGCTGCGTCAGCGAACCGACCCGCTGGTGATCGACCTCGGCTACGGCGCCACCCCGATCACCACCATCGAGTTGGCGGCCCGCCTGCCCGGCACGCGGGTGCTGGGCCTGGAGATCGACCCCGAGCGGGTGGCCGCAGCCCAGGCCAGTGCCGCACCGCCGGCGCTGGAGTTCGCCCGCGGCGGCTTCGAACTCGCCGGCCGCCGGCCCGATCTGGTGCGGGTGGCCAACGTGCTGCGCCAATACGACGAGCAGGCCGTCGCCGGGGCGTGGGCGGCGATGCAGGCGGCGCTGGCTCCGGGCGGGACGATCGTTGAGGGCACCTGCGACGAGATCGGCCGGTTGGCCAGCTGGGTCCGTCTGGACGCGACCGGCCCGCTCAGCCTGACCCTGGCCGCCAGCCTGGAGCATCTGGGACGGCCGAGCGATCTGGCGCCCCGGCTACCCAAGGCCCTGATCCACCGCAATGTCTCCGGCGAGGCCGTCAACGCCCTGCTCCACGAAGCGGACGCCGCCTGGGACGCCGCGGCACCGCTGGCGGTCTTCGGCGCTCGTCAGCGCTGGGTCGCGATGGCCGAGTCACTGGCCGAACGCTGGCCGCTGCTGGACCGCAGGCCCCGCTGGCGCCACGGGGAACTCACCGTCGCCTGGAGCGCGGTCGCTCCCCGTGGCACCGGCTCCGGAGGCGGCTAGCCGGTTCGCTCAGCTGGCCAGCCGCTCGCGCACCGCGCCCAGTCCGAGCGCCGCCGACTCCGGCAGGTAGGTGTGCAGGTGCGGACGCTGCCGGTCGTTCACGACGCGGGTCGAGCCGATCTCCAGCAGCAGGCGCTGTGCGTCGGCGGCGGAGGTCGCGGTGTAGGTGATCAGTTCCGAGTAACCGTGCACGAGCGCGGCACCGGCCAGATGGCTCAGCAGTTCCCGCCCGATTCCCTTGCCCTGCCACTTGTCCTCGACCAGGACGCCGGCATCGGCGGCGTCACCGGAGTGAAGGCGATCGGGTTCGGCGACGGCCATCGCCACGATGTCGCCCCGGGAGGTGACGGCCACGAAGCTGAGGCTGCTGCGAACCATCTGGTCCATCGCCAGCACC contains:
- a CDS encoding class I SAM-dependent methyltransferase produces the protein MAAGRARALGVATRGTTNPNRLRRMDRWIGATLGPSLRQRTDPLVIDLGYGATPITTIELAARLPGTRVLGLEIDPERVAAAQASAAPPALEFARGGFELAGRRPDLVRVANVLRQYDEQAVAGAWAAMQAALAPGGTIVEGTCDEIGRLASWVRLDATGPLSLTLAASLEHLGRPSDLAPRLPKALIHRNVSGEAVNALLHEADAAWDAAAPLAVFGARQRWVAMAESLAERWPLLDRRPRWRHGELTVAWSAVAPRGTGSGGG
- a CDS encoding GNAT family N-acetyltransferase, whose translation is MAARRHAGLVDLVPHPWLLRVERTTLTIRPVHPRELSSVAAMHSRCSPSTLLDRFRAGGKGPSVLAMDQMVRSSLSFVAVTSRGDIVAMAVAEPDRLHSGDAADAGVLVEDKWQGKGIGRELLSHLAGAALVHGYSELITYTATSAADAQRLLLEIGSTRVVNDRQRPHLHTYLPESAALGLGAVRERLAS
- a CDS encoding SDR family NAD(P)-dependent oxidoreductase, which translates into the protein MSRIAVVTGASSGIGAATAKRLAAEGFQVIAAARRRERLEELAAQNPGIEAVTLDVTSTDSVAALAARLDDVSVLVNNAGGALGVDTVAEADPADWQQMYETNVIGALRVTQALIPALERGAGGHIVLTGSIAGHLVYEGGGGYTAAKHAASAMVQTLRLELNGRPIRVTEIAPGMVATEEFSLVRLRGDAAAAARVYAGVDAPLTADDIADCISFAVTRPPHVNVDLLVVKPIAQAAPHKVARRN